DNA sequence from the Chitinophaga flava genome:
TACTGCCCTCCTGATGATCAACCAGCACTTTCAGCACATCTACCAACATAGGCTGTATCACGAAGGAATTGTAATAGTCATAATGGAAATGAGCACCGTCACCATACATACTGTCGCCCTTATACCATTCCATTATTTTCTCAATGGCAAAGTCCACCGGCTTGCGGTCCCAGCCACCATTGAACTGCAGCAGCGCCACTTCAATCATGGCTGCAAACAGCACCCAGTTATTGGTACTGAATGTTTTGATGCTCCGCAGACTTTTAAAGGCTTCTATCACCTGTTGTTTGGTGGTATCGGAGAGTGGCTCCCACAGCCACTCCGGAGCCCTCAACAGTCCATGCGCCATAAAAGCTCCGTCTACCAGCGGTTGCGGATCAAACTTGTTGGTGAAGTTCATAAAATCCGGTGATGCCGGATCTACCGCCATCGCGATGGCTTTCTGTGTTTTCTCCAGCATCAGGATACGGCGGCTGCCTTCCATCGTATTGTCAGGTCCCAGCTCCAGCCAGGGGGCCAGCCCCGCCAGTGTTCTGCCGAATGCCTCCAGGTAGGTGACCTTGTCAACCGGTTTGCCATAATGCGGAGCCACGGCCGTAGGCATGGTAGCCTTGAGTTGTCCTTTAGCAAGACTGCTTATTACGGGATCGCATATACGAAGTAACAGATTCAGGTTATACTCTCGGTCGTTGACTGGCACAGGGCCGGCTATATCCGCCAGTATATTTTTATCCGTTTTCAGGGAACCGGCGATGCCGGCCATGGGTACTGCTTTCAGAAAAAATCGTCTGTCCAAGGTATTAGTTATTTAGCCCATTGCTTGTACCGCAGGAGCGCTTCCACAAAATAATAATCCGCATAGGTCAAAGGAACGTCTACTTCAGATTTATGAGGCAGAGAGCCGACACTATGCATCAGGATAAACTGATTATTTTCTCCTTCTTTAGCCAGATAAGCAGGACTGCAGAGGCTTGTCAGCATTTTCTCTGCAGCATTCCAGTAGCGTTTGCCTTCCGTTTTATTGGTATAGCGACTCAGCTCCAGGAGTGCAGAAGCAGCTACCGCACCGGCAGAAACATCCCGCAAGGCATTGGGGATATCCGGTGCGTTGTAGTCCCAGTAAGGAATCAGATCTGCCGGCATATGCGGGTTGTTGAGAATGTATTCTGCAATATGACGGGCCTGGTTGAGATAAGATTTGTCTTTGGTATCACGATACATCACGACGTAACCATACAGTCCCCATGCCTGTCCGCGTGACCAGGCAGAGCTGTCGGCAAAGCCCTGGTGTGTCCTTTTCTGGAAAACGTCTCCGGTAGCAGGATCATAGTCGATCACATGATAAGAGCTGTAATCCGGACGGAAATGGTGTTCCATGGTAGTGTTGGCGTGGGTACGTGCAATCATGGCATAACGGGGATCGCGGGTTTCACGGCTGGCCCAGTTCAGGAGTTCCAGGTTCATCATGTTGTCGATGATCACCGGAAACTTCCAGGTGCCATGGTCCCATGACTTGATACAGCCTACTGTAGAATTAAAGCGGGTAGCCAAGGAATTGGCACTGGTGATCAGGATACGTTTATAAGCGGTATCACCGGTGATACGCAGGGCATTGCCAAAGGGACAATACATCATAAACCCGAGGTCGTGGGTGCGGGTGTTGTACTGTTCTTTTTTGCAGAGCTGCATACGTTTGATGGCTTCTGCTTTAAAGGCAGGATCTTTCGTGTATTCATACAGGTACCAGGTGGTGCCGGGATAAAAACCGGATGTCCACCAGGTGGAGTTGGAGGTCATCAGACTGCCGTCTTTATTAGTGGTGCGGGGCATT
Encoded proteins:
- a CDS encoding DUF2264 domain-containing protein; translated protein: MDRRFFLKAVPMAGIAGSLKTDKNILADIAGPVPVNDREYNLNLLLRICDPVISSLAKGQLKATMPTAVAPHYGKPVDKVTYLEAFGRTLAGLAPWLELGPDNTMEGSRRILMLEKTQKAIAMAVDPASPDFMNFTNKFDPQPLVDGAFMAHGLLRAPEWLWEPLSDTTKQQVIEAFKSLRSIKTFSTNNWVLFAAMIEVALLQFNGGWDRKPVDFAIEKIMEWYKGDSMYGDGAHFHYDYYNSFVIQPMLVDVLKVLVDHQEGSKEQYELALKRMQRYGVILERQISPEGTFPVVGRSMPYRNAAFQALTQLVLQGKLPPELTPAQVRCALTAVNKRIFDTPGTFDKNGWLQIGFCGHQPEIADVYTSTGSLYLCTTGFLDLGLRAHHPYWSSPAAEWTAQKAWTGKTINKDHSLE
- a CDS encoding glycoside hydrolase family 88 protein yields the protein MKKNLFFTLLMLPAMFVQSYAQSGKANQELLRKADETLQFAARQYKGMMTHVPDSVMPRTTNKDGSLMTSNSTWWTSGFYPGTTWYLYEYTKDPAFKAEAIKRMQLCKKEQYNTRTHDLGFMMYCPFGNALRITGDTAYKRILITSANSLATRFNSTVGCIKSWDHGTWKFPVIIDNMMNLELLNWASRETRDPRYAMIARTHANTTMEHHFRPDYSSYHVIDYDPATGDVFQKRTHQGFADSSAWSRGQAWGLYGYVVMYRDTKDKSYLNQARHIAEYILNNPHMPADLIPYWDYNAPDIPNALRDVSAGAVAASALLELSRYTNKTEGKRYWNAAEKMLTSLCSPAYLAKEGENNQFILMHSVGSLPHKSEVDVPLTYADYYFVEALLRYKQWAK